In one window of Meiothermus sp. DNA:
- a CDS encoding VWA domain-containing protein, which translates to MRNLVQVLVAVGFIGALAFFFLFYPTQTVEVLIWTSGEKQNVLKPALEEFNKQGKTVLIGSRRYTVQAKSVTVNSGEMYTHLVRRLNQGVAFPERTGGDPTVVSPSTSDWLAQVNLDARREVFNFAEMPAIVRTPVVIFTFREMAECLGWPGKPIGWSDIIALKENLQGWATCPAAKAEWGRKPRVAFTDPAVSSTARSTLQLLYQAAAGKSGSNLTLEDVRSAKTQNYVRRFQATVDHYYPETLKLQTKIFQGPRFVHFAPLEEYNLPWLYQGRVNAESVPGGQVVQRPITEAGYEVVALYPKEGTVWHDNPFAVPNTEWVTPQQRAAAQVVKEYLLSEPVQKQFVAWGFRPGSNLPFADVLGPALGINPNEPKKLLGRLNPEVARAIQNSWEDVKKPGVAVLVLDTSGSMSGERIQQAKEGAKRFLDRAAPSTHVGLVTFASSVQVRVPIGPLNKTRFAIVEAIDSLTARGNTAMYEAIKRGLELADSYEGVSREAIRGVVLLSDGIANTGSVGISGLLKLTDLQEREVRLEFPESAQLRNIVASGLAFTPQNTVHVFSVGIGEADWEALRLVAEGTGGVVVRGDQSDLGPVLERFSKYF; encoded by the coding sequence GTGCGAAACCTGGTGCAGGTTCTGGTAGCAGTGGGGTTCATCGGCGCGCTGGCCTTTTTCTTTCTCTTTTACCCCACCCAGACTGTAGAAGTGCTGATCTGGACTTCGGGCGAGAAGCAAAACGTGCTCAAGCCAGCCCTGGAGGAATTCAACAAGCAGGGTAAAACCGTGTTGATTGGTTCTCGCCGCTACACCGTGCAGGCCAAAAGCGTCACGGTCAACTCTGGTGAGATGTACACCCACCTGGTTCGGCGGCTCAACCAGGGGGTGGCCTTCCCGGAGCGCACCGGGGGCGATCCCACGGTGGTCTCGCCCTCGACCTCGGACTGGCTGGCCCAGGTCAATCTGGACGCCCGCCGCGAGGTCTTCAACTTCGCCGAGATGCCCGCCATTGTGCGCACCCCGGTGGTGATTTTTACCTTCCGCGAGATGGCGGAGTGCCTGGGCTGGCCGGGCAAACCCATCGGCTGGTCTGATATCATCGCACTTAAGGAAAATTTACAGGGCTGGGCCACCTGCCCTGCGGCAAAAGCCGAGTGGGGACGCAAGCCCAGGGTAGCCTTTACCGACCCGGCGGTAAGCTCTACGGCCCGTTCAACCTTGCAACTTTTGTACCAGGCTGCTGCCGGAAAGTCGGGTTCAAACCTTACCCTGGAGGACGTGCGCTCGGCCAAGACCCAAAACTATGTGCGGCGCTTCCAGGCCACGGTAGACCATTACTACCCCGAAACCCTCAAGCTCCAGACCAAGATCTTCCAGGGGCCGCGCTTTGTACATTTTGCCCCGCTGGAGGAGTACAACCTGCCCTGGCTTTATCAGGGGCGGGTAAACGCCGAGAGTGTGCCGGGCGGCCAGGTGGTACAGCGGCCCATCACCGAAGCTGGCTACGAAGTAGTGGCGCTCTACCCCAAAGAGGGTACGGTCTGGCACGACAATCCTTTTGCCGTTCCAAACACTGAATGGGTCACGCCACAACAGCGGGCTGCGGCCCAGGTGGTCAAGGAGTATCTCCTGAGCGAGCCGGTGCAGAAGCAGTTCGTGGCCTGGGGGTTCCGCCCGGGTTCGAACCTGCCTTTTGCCGATGTGCTGGGCCCTGCTCTGGGCATCAACCCCAACGAGCCTAAAAAGCTGCTGGGAAGGTTGAATCCCGAGGTGGCCAGGGCCATTCAGAACAGCTGGGAGGATGTAAAGAAGCCTGGCGTGGCCGTCCTGGTGCTGGATACCTCAGGCTCGATGTCGGGTGAGCGCATTCAACAGGCCAAGGAAGGCGCCAAGCGTTTTCTGGATCGAGCGGCGCCCAGTACCCATGTGGGGCTGGTTACTTTTGCCAGCAGCGTGCAGGTGCGGGTTCCTATTGGTCCTTTGAACAAGACCCGGTTTGCCATTGTGGAGGCCATAGATTCCCTCACGGCCAGGGGCAACACGGCCATGTACGAAGCCATCAAGCGGGGCTTGGAACTGGCCGATAGCTACGAAGGGGTCTCGAGGGAGGCCATCCGGGGGGTGGTGCTGCTTTCCGATGGCATTGCCAATACCGGTTCTGTGGGCATTTCCGGCCTGCTTAAGCTAACCGACCTGCAGGAGCGAGAGGTTCGGCTCGAGTTTCCCGAGAGTGCCCAACTGCGGAATATCGTAGCCTCGGGTCTGGCCTTTACCCCTCAGAACACCGTGCACGTTTTTAGCGTCGGCATTGGCGAAGCCGACTGGGAAGCTTTGCGTCTGGTGGCCGAAGGAACGGGCGGGGTGGTGGTACGCGGCGACCAAAGCGACCTGGGGCCGGTGCTCGAGCGTTTTTCCAAGTATTTCTAG
- a CDS encoding SdrD B-like domain-containing protein: MMGKTLRGLGLLPVGLVFILAGIAQAQIPSRIIVNPSFEIPNISAAGVCETFGGTLQRYLPDSSYTGTNEANKVQGWRTTDDLYNRTSFNCPTFTLPYRPVEYFRTPQRGSAADGQQWAELNAENPRRLYQNVCLVAGESVPYTFSHRARFDAGIETARAAIYGADGVTLISAGSDFTATSTNTWDNRSGVLTNTGPSGVYQYGFEARIGAGGTAGVIGSGRANEGNFLDNIRITLRPLADVNRFVDASGATITSVGESAGTVFLEVIVNGTVTAPATITLTRSGAVTTADFSIGTPNRGSASANANGDISLSIPAGEYDPNASTGPQIGAIRIPITITGDSLVEGGEPLTYAITAVSNPGAPAGTDLVTNIGGQSAKCTTAVGSTTLTIQDEADLAIQKTGPASVNQGDSVTYTIKVWNRGPTSVASANFSDNVPATLTGVTWTCSASGSAVCGTSAGSGNNISVTTGALPVNNVASNPTSGSYLTFTVTGTAANAGSLPNTASIAPPVGVIDPTGGNNSSTTTTQVLPPPPSISGTVYNDNNGNSSLDSGEPRLANVQVELLSGSTVIATQSTDAAGNYTFTGIAPGTYTVRVSTTDPDLPAGSSLTTPNNLSVTVPSGSAVTGRNFGFRRSALDVIKSAGAAQQINATTYVVPYTIVVGNTGQLALPNVQVTENLSQTFPGSSSIAIVAGSLSATAGGGATCTLNNAFNGTSDTRLLSGSNTLNAGQSCAISFSVRVAYASAGAVPSVPQNNTAYGSSRTTGPNPGYTFPGGVPTPPTGAIATDASTNTTNPATPAGLPSTPGGDSPSATPVSLTPNPGSIQGTLYNDLNNNGSFDPTSDPRLPADIEVQLLDSGGNVIATTQTDADGNYTFASVSPGSYSVRVVSSDPQVPRWTRA; the protein is encoded by the coding sequence ATGATGGGTAAGACGCTACGCGGCCTGGGCTTATTACCAGTGGGGTTAGTTTTCATTCTGGCTGGGATCGCCCAAGCTCAAATTCCTAGCCGTATTATTGTCAACCCCAGTTTTGAGATTCCAAACATTTCTGCAGCAGGTGTATGCGAAACATTTGGGGGAACCCTTCAGCGCTATCTGCCGGACAGCAGCTACACGGGCACCAACGAGGCCAACAAGGTACAGGGCTGGCGCACCACCGATGACCTTTACAACCGCACGAGCTTCAACTGCCCCACCTTCACCCTGCCCTATCGCCCGGTCGAATACTTTCGTACCCCCCAGCGCGGCAGCGCTGCCGATGGACAGCAGTGGGCCGAGCTCAATGCCGAGAACCCACGGCGGCTTTACCAGAATGTGTGTCTGGTAGCGGGTGAGTCGGTGCCTTATACCTTTAGCCACCGGGCGCGCTTCGATGCCGGAATCGAGACGGCTCGAGCGGCGATCTATGGCGCCGACGGCGTCACCTTGATCAGTGCAGGTTCCGACTTCACCGCCACCTCCACTAATACCTGGGATAACCGCTCGGGTGTATTGACCAACACTGGCCCCAGCGGGGTCTACCAGTACGGCTTTGAGGCCCGGATTGGGGCCGGGGGTACGGCGGGGGTCATTGGCAGCGGCCGGGCCAACGAAGGCAACTTCCTGGACAACATTCGCATTACCCTGCGCCCCCTGGCCGACGTGAACCGCTTCGTCGATGCCTCGGGCGCTACCATTACCAGCGTAGGGGAATCGGCGGGCACGGTTTTCCTGGAGGTGATTGTCAACGGTACCGTCACGGCCCCTGCTACCATCACCCTTACCCGCAGCGGTGCGGTCACTACCGCCGATTTCAGCATCGGCACCCCCAACCGGGGCAGTGCCAGCGCCAACGCCAACGGAGACATCAGCCTGAGCATTCCGGCAGGGGAGTATGACCCCAACGCCAGCACCGGCCCACAGATTGGGGCCATTCGCATTCCCATTACCATCACCGGTGATAGCCTGGTGGAGGGGGGAGAACCTCTAACCTATGCCATCACGGCGGTTAGCAATCCAGGTGCACCGGCCGGAACCGACCTGGTCACTAATATCGGCGGCCAGAGCGCCAAGTGTACCACGGCAGTGGGCAGCACCACCCTGACCATTCAGGATGAGGCCGACCTGGCCATACAGAAAACCGGGCCGGCCAGCGTGAATCAAGGCGATAGCGTCACGTACACCATCAAGGTCTGGAACCGTGGCCCCACATCTGTGGCCAGTGCAAACTTCAGCGACAACGTGCCTGCCACCCTGACGGGCGTGACCTGGACGTGCAGTGCCAGCGGTTCGGCTGTGTGCGGAACAAGTGCTGGCAGCGGCAACAACATTAGCGTGACCACCGGGGCGCTGCCGGTTAATAACGTGGCCTCGAATCCCACCTCGGGAAGCTACCTGACCTTTACCGTGACCGGCACGGCTGCCAATGCGGGTTCGCTGCCCAACACCGCCAGCATTGCCCCGCCGGTGGGGGTGATTGATCCGACCGGCGGCAACAACAGCTCAACCACGACCACCCAGGTCTTGCCGCCCCCGCCTAGTATTTCAGGCACGGTCTACAACGACAATAACGGCAACAGCAGCCTCGATAGCGGCGAGCCCCGCCTGGCTAATGTGCAGGTCGAGCTCCTGAGCGGAAGCACCGTGATTGCTACCCAGAGCACCGATGCCGCCGGTAACTATACCTTTACGGGCATAGCCCCCGGCACCTACACGGTGCGGGTCAGCACCACCGACCCCGACCTGCCTGCGGGCTCGAGCCTTACCACCCCCAATAACCTCTCGGTCACGGTGCCTTCGGGCAGCGCAGTAACGGGCCGGAACTTCGGCTTCCGCCGTTCGGCCCTGGACGTGATCAAGTCGGCGGGCGCGGCCCAGCAGATCAATGCCACCACCTACGTGGTGCCCTACACCATCGTGGTGGGCAACACCGGCCAGTTGGCCCTGCCCAACGTGCAGGTTACGGAAAACCTGAGCCAGACCTTCCCCGGTAGCTCGTCCATCGCCATTGTGGCTGGCTCCCTAAGCGCCACGGCAGGTGGGGGTGCTACCTGCACCCTCAACAACGCCTTCAACGGTACCAGCGATACCCGCTTGCTGAGCGGCTCCAACACCCTGAATGCGGGCCAGAGCTGCGCAATTAGCTTCTCGGTGCGGGTGGCCTACGCCAGCGCAGGTGCGGTGCCCAGCGTCCCGCAGAACAATACCGCCTACGGCTCGAGCCGCACTACCGGGCCCAACCCGGGCTATACCTTCCCCGGCGGGGTGCCCACCCCACCCACCGGGGCCATTGCCACCGACGCCAGTACCAACACCACGAACCCGGCCACCCCGGCAGGCTTGCCCAGTACCCCAGGCGGCGACAGCCCCAGCGCTACGCCGGTCTCGCTGACCCCCAACCCCGGCAGCATCCAGGGTACGCTTTACAACGACCTGAACAACAACGGCAGCTTTGACCCCACCTCTGACCCTCGCCTGCCGGCCGACATCGAGGTGCAACTGCTGGACAGCGGTGGCAACGTAATTGCCACCACCCAGACCGATGCCGATGGCAACTATACCTTTGCCAGTGTCAGCCCTGGCAGCTACAGTGTGCGGGTGGTCTCGAGCGACCCGCAGGTGCCCCGCTGGACTCGCGCCTAG
- a CDS encoding SdrD B-like domain-containing protein — protein MTAGTPSTQNFGFQKVAVDVIKSAGTPVQIGPTTYEVPYAVVVGNTGNVAAPNVQVSENLSRTFGAGSPAISLVGTPALTVTPSSGATCTANPGFNGTTVFGLLAGTDDLAPGQSCTISFRVRLVYPSTAAIPSAPQNNQVYASSLPGSGPNTGHTFPGGVPTPPPGSLATDTSSNTTHPASPSGLPSSPGGDTPGNTPVTFPNPGSISGTLYLDQNNNGSFDSGTDPRLPNVSVELVDSGGNVVATTQSDSGGNYTFTGVAPGRLYRAGGCHRSRLWAELPPAHRPVEP, from the coding sequence GTGACTGCGGGCACGCCCTCCACCCAGAACTTTGGCTTCCAGAAAGTGGCAGTCGACGTGATTAAGTCGGCGGGTACGCCGGTGCAGATTGGCCCCACCACCTACGAGGTGCCCTACGCAGTGGTGGTGGGCAATACCGGCAATGTGGCGGCGCCCAACGTTCAGGTTTCGGAGAACCTGAGTCGCACCTTTGGCGCGGGCAGCCCTGCCATCAGCCTGGTGGGTACCCCGGCCCTTACCGTGACGCCCTCTTCGGGGGCTACCTGCACCGCCAACCCTGGCTTCAACGGCACTACGGTCTTTGGCCTGCTGGCCGGAACCGACGACCTCGCCCCCGGCCAGAGCTGCACCATCAGCTTCCGGGTGCGGCTGGTTTACCCGAGCACCGCGGCTATTCCCAGCGCCCCCCAGAACAACCAGGTCTACGCCTCGAGCCTGCCCGGCAGCGGTCCCAACACCGGCCACACCTTCCCCGGTGGGGTGCCCACGCCTCCTCCGGGTTCCCTGGCCACCGATACCAGCAGCAACACCACCCACCCCGCCAGCCCGTCTGGCTTGCCAAGCAGCCCGGGCGGCGACACCCCCGGCAATACCCCGGTGACCTTCCCCAACCCCGGCAGCATCTCGGGTACGCTCTACCTTGACCAGAACAACAACGGGAGTTTCGATTCTGGCACCGACCCGCGCCTGCCCAACGTGTCGGTGGAGCTGGTAGACAGCGGCGGTAACGTGGTTGCCACCACGCAGTCCGACAGCGGCGGCAACTATACCTTCACCGGCGTGGCCCCCGGCAGGCTATACCGTGCGGGTGGTTGCCACCGATCCCGACTCTGGGCGGAGCTACCCCCAGCGCACCGGCCAGTGGAGCCCTGA
- a CDS encoding Ig-like domain-containing protein has translation MPPIPTLGGATPSAPASGALSVTVSPGAASNNQNFGFSRTGLDVLKSAGPPTQVDARTFTVPYTVVAGNTGTLPLPNVQLTENLAQTYADNAPTITVVSGPTKTTGAAPCTINPAFNGTTDTRLLTGSDTFQGGQNCTLSFTVQVQYPDAASVPSTPQNNSVYGSSTPSGPNPGHSFPGGTPTPPPGATAADTSSNTTHPASPGALPGTPNGDTPSATPVSLVTNLGSISGTLYNDLNGNKSFDGTPADSRLGAGITVELVDGSGNVVASTTTDASGNYSFNAVPPGTYTLRVPTGAGNPALGTLQPVAPASAQITGVTIAPGTVSNNRNFGFNNPPVAANDSATTPFNTPVTFSAVGNDTDPDGFVDPSTLDLDPSTPGDQKTRAIPGQGTFTVDSSGNVTFTPEPTFSGTATIPYTLRDNTGNPSNQANLSVTVQPPQPPVAVNDDSSTLPNTPVTLDPKINDTTPNRGASIVPASAGLPGLRPACGQHPLAGWQDPHGTGRGHLHHQPRWHRNLYPSAHLRRAGDSGHLYFPGHHRPDLQSGYH, from the coding sequence TTGCCACCGATCCCGACTCTGGGCGGAGCTACCCCCAGCGCACCGGCCAGTGGAGCCCTGAGCGTGACGGTGAGCCCCGGCGCAGCCAGCAACAACCAGAACTTCGGTTTCAGCCGCACCGGGCTGGATGTGCTTAAGTCGGCAGGCCCGCCCACCCAGGTGGATGCCCGCACCTTTACCGTGCCCTACACGGTGGTAGCCGGGAATACCGGTACGCTGCCGCTGCCCAACGTGCAACTGACCGAGAACCTGGCCCAGACCTATGCCGACAATGCACCTACCATTACCGTTGTTTCCGGGCCGACCAAGACCACAGGGGCTGCGCCCTGCACCATCAACCCGGCCTTCAACGGCACCACCGATACCCGGCTTTTGACCGGCAGCGATACCTTCCAGGGCGGTCAGAACTGTACCCTGAGCTTTACCGTGCAGGTACAGTACCCCGACGCGGCCTCGGTACCCAGCACGCCGCAGAACAACTCGGTGTACGGCTCGAGCACCCCATCGGGCCCCAACCCCGGTCATAGCTTCCCGGGCGGCACCCCCACCCCACCGCCAGGCGCTACCGCCGCGGATACCAGCAGCAACACCACCCACCCCGCCAGCCCCGGTGCCCTCCCTGGTACGCCGAACGGGGACACCCCCAGCGCTACCCCGGTCAGCCTGGTGACCAACCTGGGCAGCATCTCCGGCACGCTCTACAACGACCTGAATGGCAACAAGAGCTTCGACGGCACCCCCGCCGATAGTCGCCTGGGGGCCGGTATCACCGTTGAACTGGTAGACGGCAGCGGCAACGTGGTGGCCTCCACCACCACCGATGCCAGCGGGAACTACAGCTTCAATGCGGTCCCGCCGGGCACCTACACCCTTCGTGTACCGACTGGGGCAGGTAATCCGGCCCTGGGCACCCTCCAACCCGTAGCCCCCGCCAGTGCGCAGATTACCGGGGTAACTATCGCCCCCGGTACGGTCAGCAACAACCGCAACTTTGGCTTCAACAACCCGCCGGTGGCTGCGAACGACAGCGCTACCACCCCCTTCAACACGCCCGTTACCTTCAGTGCGGTGGGCAACGACACCGACCCCGATGGGTTTGTTGACCCCAGCACCCTGGATCTTGACCCCAGCACACCGGGCGATCAGAAAACTCGAGCCATACCCGGCCAGGGCACCTTTACGGTGGACAGTAGCGGCAACGTGACCTTTACCCCGGAGCCCACCTTCAGCGGTACGGCCACCATCCCCTATACCCTGCGCGACAACACCGGCAATCCTTCGAATCAGGCCAACCTTTCAGTCACAGTTCAGCCGCCGCAGCCGCCGGTAGCCGTCAACGACGACTCGAGCACCTTACCCAACACCCCGGTCACCCTAGATCCCAAAATCAACGACACCACACCCAACCGGGGCGCCAGCATCGTGCCGGCTTCAGCTGGTCTTCCCGGCCTCCGGCCAGCCTGCGGGCAGCACCCGCTCGCCGGATGGCAAGACCCTCACGGTACCGGGCGAGGGCACCTACACCATCAACCCCGATGGCACCGTAACCTTTACCCCTCTGCCCACCTTCGTCGGGCCGGCGACTCCGGTCACCTATACTTTCCAGGACACCACCGGCCAGACCTCCAATCCGGCTACCATTAG
- a CDS encoding Ig-like domain-containing protein, translating to MNPDGTVTFTPLPTFVGPATPVTYTFQDTTGQTSNPATISIDVSSPAALDDTATTPFNTPVTLDPKTNDLVASGRSLVPGSVVFPASGQPAGSTRSPDGKTLTVPGEGTYAIQPDGTVSFTPAPTFSGTTTPVQYTIADNSGAVSNPASIRVTVGPPAVPVATPDTATTPFGTPVTLNPPANDTAGPGTTLVPGSIDLDPSTPGQQTTRTVPGQGRFRSEPHHRPGHLSPPTPALLERCRFPIPFRTIWGRPRRPAP from the coding sequence ATCAACCCCGATGGCACCGTAACCTTTACCCCTCTGCCCACCTTCGTCGGGCCGGCGACTCCGGTCACCTATACTTTCCAGGACACCACCGGCCAGACCTCCAATCCGGCTACCATTAGCATTGATGTGAGCAGCCCGGCGGCGCTGGACGACACAGCCACCACCCCCTTCAACACCCCGGTCACCCTCGATCCCAAAACCAACGACCTGGTGGCCTCGGGGCGCAGCCTGGTGCCTGGTTCGGTGGTCTTCCCGGCCTCCGGCCAGCCTGCTGGCAGCACCCGCTCGCCGGATGGCAAGACCCTCACGGTACCGGGCGAGGGCACCTACGCCATCCAGCCCGATGGCACGGTCAGCTTCACCCCGGCTCCCACCTTTAGCGGTACCACCACCCCGGTGCAGTACACCATCGCCGACAACTCCGGCGCGGTTTCCAACCCGGCCAGCATTCGCGTGACAGTGGGGCCTCCCGCCGTTCCGGTAGCCACCCCGGACACAGCCACCACCCCCTTCGGGACGCCAGTTACCCTAAACCCACCCGCCAACGACACCGCCGGCCCCGGCACTACGCTGGTACCCGGCTCGATTGACCTTGACCCCAGCACGCCAGGCCAGCAGACCACCCGTACCGTACCGGGCCAGGGCCGCTTTCGATCTGAACCCCACCACCGGCCAGGTCACCTTTCACCCCCGACCCCGGCTTTGCTGGAACGGTGCAGATTCCCTATACCATTCAGGACAATCTGGGGCAGACCTCGGCGCCCAGCACCCTGA
- a CDS encoding LptA/OstA family protein translates to MKRLASLLFLLTLAVLAQSKEQRIITIEAPGGQRSGNLRNGPWVYEAGKPGGVIGKVKDLEINATRATLEAPQGKTMQEAEGERVASFEGSVVVKRDRMTASGPKLIYRESNGRGTLDGNARMRQEPRDKNSDPVEVTAPRMTFEVDTNISTSEGGVVLKNGRQEGRSEGVYYEEDRGLAVFSDAKEVVLLRKREGKGDLVIRAKEIRSLTDEKRLLATGGVTLVDGDITTTGASLVYNDNTGEATIVAGRVGNQNVPARSVNAKEKATLSGNSLLHNVNRSQVRVLAQAPRLPVNDFRKLSEQ, encoded by the coding sequence ATGAAACGTCTGGCATCACTTCTTTTTCTCCTAACTTTGGCTGTACTGGCCCAGAGTAAAGAACAGCGCATCATAACCATCGAGGCTCCTGGTGGGCAGCGCTCGGGCAACCTGCGCAACGGCCCCTGGGTCTACGAGGCGGGCAAGCCCGGAGGGGTGATAGGGAAGGTAAAAGACCTGGAAATCAACGCTACCCGCGCTACGTTAGAGGCGCCCCAGGGCAAAACCATGCAAGAGGCAGAGGGGGAGCGGGTGGCCTCCTTTGAGGGGAGTGTGGTGGTCAAGCGTGACCGCATGACGGCCAGCGGGCCCAAGCTGATCTACCGCGAATCCAACGGGCGCGGTACCCTGGACGGCAACGCCCGCATGCGCCAGGAACCCAGGGACAAAAACAGCGACCCGGTGGAAGTCACCGCCCCCCGCATGACCTTCGAGGTGGACACCAATATCTCCACCAGCGAGGGCGGTGTGGTCCTCAAGAACGGCCGCCAGGAGGGGCGCTCGGAAGGAGTGTATTACGAGGAAGACCGCGGGCTGGCCGTCTTCAGCGACGCCAAGGAGGTGGTGCTGCTGCGCAAGCGCGAAGGCAAGGGCGACCTGGTGATTCGGGCTAAGGAAATCCGCAGCCTGACCGACGAAAAACGCTTGCTGGCCACCGGCGGGGTTACCCTGGTCGATGGCGACATCACAACCACCGGGGCCAGCCTGGTCTACAACGACAACACCGGCGAGGCCACCATTGTGGCGGGTCGGGTGGGCAACCAGAACGTGCCGGCCCGCAGCGTGAATGCCAAGGAAAAAGCCACCCTATCGGGCAACTCGCTCTTGCACAACGTCAACCGCTCCCAAGTGCGCGTGTTGGCCCAGGCACCCAGACTGCCGGTGAACGACTTTCGCAAGCTAAGCGAGCAATAA
- a CDS encoding DUF5666 domain-containing protein: MRWPWLLSGLLLLVALAQQDPEPTFQTTAEIERRGKKIVVVKTGPDNPPAIIELRDLYGGVIAALDVEKKSLRVGEQEFTTDKLTRFWHEGKAVQFGDLKVGQQVRLEAAEQNDGSLKAFDIQIGGKREGPALSRSLFADPPPFRVQITFGEDARAFGAIARVEQVREVNDYVFMTGGTARYIEEEDRLELELKPGPRAVEVQQGKSKAWGSRLEYDNESGDARVAGPIELERTGEKPLQGSAERMVYNVDDEILRLFGGVKLVQDGRTSTAESAVVREKDKVAYLFGSKEKPVRSQNKDGFVEGTRVLYNLDTSDVVVLEGVKGEFQDP; encoded by the coding sequence ATGCGCTGGCCCTGGCTGCTATCAGGACTGTTGCTGTTGGTAGCCCTGGCCCAGCAAGACCCCGAGCCCACCTTTCAAACCACCGCCGAAATTGAACGGCGCGGCAAGAAGATTGTGGTGGTTAAAACCGGGCCCGACAACCCTCCGGCCATCATCGAGCTGCGCGACCTGTATGGGGGGGTTATTGCTGCGCTGGATGTTGAAAAGAAGAGCCTGCGGGTGGGCGAGCAGGAGTTCACGACCGATAAGCTAACCCGCTTCTGGCACGAAGGTAAAGCGGTACAGTTTGGCGACCTGAAGGTTGGGCAACAGGTGCGCCTCGAGGCCGCCGAGCAAAACGACGGAAGCCTCAAGGCCTTCGACATTCAGATTGGGGGCAAGCGCGAGGGCCCTGCGCTGAGCCGCTCGCTTTTCGCCGATCCCCCGCCTTTTCGGGTGCAAATTACCTTTGGCGAAGACGCCCGGGCTTTTGGGGCCATTGCCCGTGTGGAACAAGTCCGCGAGGTCAACGACTACGTCTTCATGACCGGGGGCACCGCCCGGTACATCGAAGAAGAGGATCGCCTCGAGCTCGAGCTTAAACCCGGCCCCAGGGCGGTAGAGGTTCAGCAGGGCAAGAGCAAGGCCTGGGGCAGCCGCCTCGAGTACGACAACGAGAGCGGCGACGCGCGGGTGGCGGGGCCCATCGAACTCGAGCGCACCGGAGAAAAGCCCCTGCAAGGTAGTGCCGAACGCATGGTGTACAACGTAGATGACGAGATTCTTCGTTTATTCGGCGGGGTCAAGCTGGTGCAGGATGGCCGCACCTCTACCGCCGAAAGCGCGGTGGTGCGCGAGAAAGACAAGGTAGCCTATCTGTTCGGCAGCAAGGAAAAACCCGTGCGAAGCCAGAACAAAGACGGCTTTGTAGAGGGAACCCGGGTGCTTTATAACCTGGATACCAGCGATGTGGTGGTGCTGGAAGGGGTCAAGGGGGAGTTTCAAGACCCCTAG
- a CDS encoding SBBP repeat-containing protein: MQTTALTLRVALPPATLPWTRQFSTSSGDEASALAVDGQGNVLVAVRVEGALPSQTHLGGADAFLRKYSP, from the coding sequence GTGCAGACCACCGCGCTCACCCTGCGGGTGGCCCTTCCTCCGGCAACGCTGCCCTGGACAAGGCAGTTTAGTACCAGCAGCGGCGACGAAGCCTCTGCCCTGGCGGTGGACGGCCAGGGGAACGTCCTGGTGGCGGTGCGGGTCGAGGGCGCCCTGCCCAGCCAGACCCATCTGGGCGGTGCGGACGCTTTCCTGCGCAAGTACAGCCCTTGA